In one window of Cryptococcus neoformans var. neoformans JEC21 chromosome 7 sequence DNA:
- a CDS encoding transaminase, putative produces MSPFKPALTLDTINPAVQAVHYAVRGELAIKADKYVQVLADITHKPLPFEKIVTANIGNPQQQGLDQVPLTYWRQIISLLEYPDLMQKHEQLAKQIYPGDVIERARALHNEIGSTGAYTHSKGVLGIRKRVAKFIEERDGYPADPQNIFLTAGASAGVASILGVALRRGDGCMIPIPQYPLYTATLAYLESEPLPYYLSEADDWSMNHDSLLKSVEEGKKKGIPIKALVIINPGNPTGACLSQEAMEAVVHLCYEEGIVLLADEVYQMNVFDPEQRPFISFKKVLMDMPKEIRESVELVSFHSISKGVSGECGRRGGYFECVNIDKDVMDQVYKMASVTLCPPVSGQIGVDLMVSPPKPGDESYPLWKEETDLIQNNLKSRSYLMAEHFNKMEGVSCNNAEGAMYLFPRINIPPKAVEAAKKLGKEPDVMYALDLLDATGICAVAGSGFGQEPGTFHLRVTALCPDTAEFIGRFQKFNKEFMEKYA; encoded by the exons ATGTCACCTTTCAAACCCGCGCTTACTCTTGATACCATCAACCCCGCGGTTCAGGCTGTTCACTATGCTGTCCGAGGCGAGCTCGCGATCAAGGCGGACAAATATGTCCAAGTCCTTGCCGATATAACTCACAAGCCTTTGCCGTTTGAAAAGATCGTCACTGCCAACATCGGTAATCCCCAACAACAAGGTCTTGATCAAGTTCCTCTCACTTATTGGCGACAAATTATTTCCTTATTGGAGTATCCCGATCTGATGCAGAAACATGAGCAGTTGGCCAAGCAGATTTACCCTGGAGATGTGATTGAGCGAGCCAGGGCGTTACATAACGAAATTGGAAGTACGGGTGCGTACACTCATTCCAAGGGTGTGTTGGGTATCAGAAAGAGAGTCGCCAAGTTTATTGAAG AACGCGACGGTTACCCGGCGGACCCTCAAAATATCTTCCTCACCGCCGGTGCTTCTGCCGGTGTTGCTTCGATCCTTGGTGTCGCCCTCCGCAGAGGTGATGGCTGCATGATCCCCATCCCCCAATATCCCCTCTATACCGCCACCCTCGCTTACCTCGAGTCTGAGCCTCTGCCATACTACCTTTCTGAAGCGGACGACTGGTCGATGAACCACGATTCTTTGCTCAAGAGCgtggaggaaggcaagaagaagggtatcCCCATCAAGGCGCTTGTAATCATTAACCCCGGAAACCCTACCGGCGCATGTTTGAGCCAAGAGGCGATGGAGGCGGTTGTGCATCTCTGTTATGAGGAAGGTATCGTCCTCCTCGCAGACGAGGTTTACCAGATGAACGTCTTTGACCCCGAACAGCGACCGTTCATTTCTTTCAAAAAGGTTTTGATGGATATGCCCAAGGAGATCAGGGAAAGTGTGGAACTGGTATCTTTCCATTCGATCTCAAAAGGTGTTAGTGGAGAatgtggaaggagaggtggaTACTTTGAATGTGTCAACATTGATAAGGATGTGATGGACCAGGTTTACAAGATGGCGAGTGTCACTTTATGTCCTCCCGTCTCAGGCCAG ATCGGTGTCGACCTCATGGTCTCCCCTCCGAAACCCGGAGACGAATCTTACCCCttatggaaagaagaaaccgATCTGATCCAAAACAATCTCAAGTCCCGATCATATCTCATGGCTGAGCATTTCAACAAAATGGAAGGTGTTTCTTGCAACAATGCGGAAGGAGCCATGTACTTGTTCCCGAGGATTAATATCCCTCCCAAAGCTGTAGAGGCGGCGAAGAAGTTGGGTAAGGAACCGGATGTGATGTATGCTTTGGATCTTCTTG ATGCGACCGGTATCTGTGCGGTGGCAGGCAGCGGTTTTGGCCAAGAACCGGGGACGTTCCATTTGCGAGTGACTGCCCTGTGTCCCGATACTGCTGAATTTATCGGTCGATTCCAAAAGTTCAACAAGGAATTTATGGAAAAGTATGCCTAA
- a CDS encoding snRNP subunit, putative: MSAQPNPKAFPLANAQLTNQILDLIQQAQHYKQLKKGANEATKTLNRGICEFIVMTADVEPIEIVLHLPLLCEDKNVPYVFLPSKTALGRACGVSRPVIAASVTTNEARELNAQIQAVKNEIEKLLI; the protein is encoded by the exons ATGTCTGCTCAACCCAACCCCAAGGCTTTCCCTTTGGCCAATGCCCAGCTCACCAACCAG ATTCTCGACTTGATCCAGCAGGCTCAGCATTACAAGCAGCTCAAGAAGGG TGCCAACGAAGCCACCAAGACCCTTAACCGAGGTATCTGCGAATTCATTGTCATGACCGCCGATGTCGAGCCTATTGAGATcgtcctccaccttcccctcctctgTGAGGACAAGAACGTCCCCTATGTCTTTTTGCCTTCCAAGACTGCTCTCGGTAGGGCTTGCGGTGTTTCTAGGCCTGTTATCGCCGCCAGTGTTACCACCAATGAGGCTAGGGAGTTGAACGCCCAGATCCAGGCTGTCAAG AACGAGATTGAGAAGCTCCTCATCTAA
- a CDS encoding transaminase, putative: MPRLSNVYCPKSLLQRQTIQIRSFSQTMSPFKPALTLDTINPAVQAVHYAVRGELAIKADKYVQVLADITHKPLPFEKIVTANIGNPQQQGLDQVPLTYWRQIISLLEYPDLMQKHEQLAKQIYPGDVIERARALHNEIGSTGAYTHSKGVLGIRKRVAKFIEERDGYPADPQNIFLTAGASAGVASILGVALRRGDGCMIPIPQYPLYTATLAYLESEPLPYYLSEADDWSMNHDSLLKSVEEGKKKGIPIKALVIINPGNPTGACLSQEAMEAVVHLCYEEGIVLLADEVYQMNVFDPEQRPFISFKKVLMDMPKEIRESVELVSFHSISKGVSGECGRRGGYFECVNIDKDVMDQVYKMASVTLCPPVSGQIGVDLMVSPPKPGDESYPLWKEETDLIQNNLKSRSYLMAEHFNKMEGVSCNNAEGAMYLFPRINIPPKAVEAAKKLGKEPDVMYALDLLDATGICAVAGSGFGQEPGTFHLRVTALCPDTAEFIGRFQKFNKEFMEKYA; encoded by the exons ATGCCCAGACTTAGCAACGTCTATTGTCCCAAATCACTCTTACAACGTCAGACCATCCAAATCAGGTCATTCAGTCAGACTATGTCACCTTTCAAACCCGCGCTTACTCTTGATACCATCAACCCCGCGGTTCAGGCTGTTCACTATGCTGTCCGAGGCGAGCTCGCGATCAAGGCGGACAAATATGTCCAAGTCCTTGCCGATATAACTCACAAGCCTTTGCCGTTTGAAAAGATCGTCACTGCCAACATCGGTAATCCCCAACAACAAGGTCTTGATCAAGTTCCTCTCACTTATTGGCGACAAATTATTTCCTTATTGGAGTATCCCGATCTGATGCAGAAACATGAGCAGTTGGCCAAGCAGATTTACCCTGGAGATGTGATTGAGCGAGCCAGGGCGTTACATAACGAAATTGGAAGTACGGGTGCGTACACTCATTCCAAGGGTGTGTTGGGTATCAGAAAGAGAGTCGCCAAGTTTATTGAAG AACGCGACGGTTACCCGGCGGACCCTCAAAATATCTTCCTCACCGCCGGTGCTTCTGCCGGTGTTGCTTCGATCCTTGGTGTCGCCCTCCGCAGAGGTGATGGCTGCATGATCCCCATCCCCCAATATCCCCTCTATACCGCCACCCTCGCTTACCTCGAGTCTGAGCCTCTGCCATACTACCTTTCTGAAGCGGACGACTGGTCGATGAACCACGATTCTTTGCTCAAGAGCgtggaggaaggcaagaagaagggtatcCCCATCAAGGCGCTTGTAATCATTAACCCCGGAAACCCTACCGGCGCATGTTTGAGCCAAGAGGCGATGGAGGCGGTTGTGCATCTCTGTTATGAGGAAGGTATCGTCCTCCTCGCAGACGAGGTTTACCAGATGAACGTCTTTGACCCCGAACAGCGACCGTTCATTTCTTTCAAAAAGGTTTTGATGGATATGCCCAAGGAGATCAGGGAAAGTGTGGAACTGGTATCTTTCCATTCGATCTCAAAAGGTGTTAGTGGAGAatgtggaaggagaggtggaTACTTTGAATGTGTCAACATTGATAAGGATGTGATGGACCAGGTTTACAAGATGGCGAGTGTCACTTTATGTCCTCCCGTCTCAGGCCAG ATCGGTGTCGACCTCATGGTCTCCCCTCCGAAACCCGGAGACGAATCTTACCCCttatggaaagaagaaaccgATCTGATCCAAAACAATCTCAAGTCCCGATCATATCTCATGGCTGAGCATTTCAACAAAATGGAAGGTGTTTCTTGCAACAATGCGGAAGGAGCCATGTACTTGTTCCCGAGGATTAATATCCCTCCCAAAGCTGTAGAGGCGGCGAAGAAGTTGGGTAAGGAACCGGATGTGATGTATGCTTTGGATCTTCTTG ATGCGACCGGTATCTGTGCGGTGGCAGGCAGCGGTTTTGGCCAAGAACCGGGGACGTTCCATTTGCGAGTGACTGCCCTGTGTCCCGATACTGCTGAATTTATCGGTCGATTCCAAAAGTTCAACAAGGAATTTATGGAAAAGTATGCCTAA
- a CDS encoding hexose transport-related protein, putative: protein MAPRSSKKALTLCLFQSLAGVIFGWSNSEGSGLFSMSKYQERFGECIDGVCTLSTTRQSAITGLLSVGAVIGAVGSGSIADRFGLRLTCMVFIFIYLCGAAIETSAFNTYGQLCVARLLTGLGVGATSGLVPVFQAEASPPRYRGLVTGSFQLCVTLGIWGVAMTNWGMSSYAGDVSWRIPVSLQMVWAALLLVGFLFSPESPRFLAKKGRWDHCRKNLANLRGLPTDHPDIDTEMEEVREATIKDQERGQASYVECFSTKDRILWRTMIGICVQIGQQITGINFFFSYGVQFAQTAGLDDTYVFQIILASVNVVFSFPGILAVDRAGRRPILLIGGILMFIGQIVVGAVSKAYPDDKIAGDVLIAFTCLFIASFASSWGPIAWVVCGETFPIRLSSRCVTLGTGANWLFNLIIAFAAPQIQARIGTGITFVWAGCLALAISFAFFCIPETRSMSIEAIDALYLSHTPAWRSHKFVDEQLARTQNAQEKHYSRSIHAENEQVKSSQQTSARTSAEDGRMV, encoded by the exons ATGGCTCCCAGGAGTTCCAAGAAGGCTTTGACCCTCTGTCTTTTCCAGAGTTTGGCGGGTGTTATTTTCGGATGGAGTAACTCTGAAGGTTCTGGTCTG TTCTCCATGTCAAAGTACCAAGAACGATTCGGTGAATGTATCGACGGCGTTTGCACCCTTTCAACTACTCGACAATCTGCCATTACCGGTCTTTTGTCTGTCGGCGCCGTCATTGGTGCTGTTGGTTCTGGTTCTATCGCTGACCGA TTCGGTTTGCGATTGACCTGTATGgttttcatcttcatctacCTTTGTGGTGCTGCCATCGAG ACTTCTGCCTTTAACACCTATGGTCAACTATGCGTGGCTCGTCTTCTCACCGGTCTCGGTGTCGGTGCTACTTCTGGTCTTGTTCCCGTTTTCCAGGCTGAggcttctcctcctcgatACCGAGGTCTCGTCACTGGTTCTTTCCAGCTTTGTGTTACTCTTGGTATCTGGGGTGTTGCCATGACCAACTGGGGTATGAGCTCTTATGCCGGTGATGTCTC ATGGCGAATCCCCGTATCTCTTCAAATGGTCTGGGCTGCTTTGTTGCTCGTCGgtttcctcttttcccctGAGTCTCCTCGATTCCTTGCCAAGAAGGGCAGATGGGACCACTGCCGAAAGAACCTTGCCAATCTCCGTGGTCTTCCTACTGATCACCCTGACATCGAT AccgagatggaagaagtcCGTGAGGCTACCATCAAAGACCAGGAGCGCGGTCAGGCCAGCTATGTCGAATGTTTCTCTACCAAGGACCGAATTCTCTGGCGAACTATGATCGGTATCTGTGTCCAAATTGGCCAGCAAATCACCGGtatcaacttcttcttctcttacGGTGTCCAGTTCGCCCAGACTGCCGGTCTTGACGACACCTACGTCTTCCAGATCATTCTCGCTTCCGTCAACGTcgttttctctttccccggTATTCTTGCTGTCGACCGAGCGGGTCGACGacctatcctcctcattGGTGGCATTCTCATGTTTATTGGTCAGATTGTTGTCGGTGCTGTCTCCAAGGCCTACCCTGATGACAAGATTGCCGGTGATGTTCTCATTGCCTTCACCTGTCTTTTCATTGCCTCTTTCGCGTCTTCTTGGGGTCCCATTGCCTGGGTTGTCTGCGGTGAGACTTTCCCCATTAGGTTGTCTTCTAGGTGTGTCACCCTCGGTACCGGTGCCAACTGGctcttcaacctcatcatcgccttTGCCGCTCCTCAGATTCAGGCCCGAATCGGTACTGGTATCACTTTTGTTTGGGCCGGTTGTCTCGCTCTCGCTATCtcttttgccttcttctgcattCCC GAGACGAGATCGATGAGTATCGAGGCGATTGACGCCCTCTATCTCTCCCACACCCCAGCTTGGCGATCTCATAAGTTTGTCGACGAGCAGCTCGCGAGGACTCAAAACGCGCAAGAGAAGCACTACTCTCGATCAATCCACGCCGAGAACGAGCAGGTCAAGTCTAGCCAGCAGACTAGCGCCCGAACGAGTGCTGAGGACGGCAGGATGGTCTAA
- a CDS encoding endo alpha-1,4 polygalactosaminidase precursor, putative: MYLSNIHPSSQDMISISPSSWLLVISSLVAVTSAKPFPRNVPHGHCGSFTSSLTIVETSKDATSAEETVVTSLAIEAALASATSSSSASAATTSSISSVASSVSLSSTFVYELDAQSVTSPEITTDTGLIVNADVYIVDGEGTSEDTIAQYHADGKSVICYFSAGTWEPGRSDADDFDPACVCGTGGSFADNACSSDDNKLSDWDEWWLDIHSASCISKVESIMSARISSFVAKGCDGVDPDNVDSFANSDQLHGNTADDQVNYLLWLSSIARGQGLMIDLKNAGSLLVDDNGDATSYQSEIVEAFDFVVIESCHEYEECDIYDSFLAAGKPEIQIEYGDITTCPSLQDGQHLLVYSQNDLSSALITLECD, from the exons ATGTATCTCTCCAACATCCACCCAAGCTCTCAAG ACATGATCTCAatttctccttcaagcTGGCTTCTTGTCATCTCCTCCCTGGTGGCAGTGACT TCCGCCAAGCCATTTCCCCGAAACGTTCCTCATGGTCATTGCGGCTCCTTCACATCTTCCCTTACCATCGTTGAGACGTCCAAAGATGCTACGAGCGCCGAAGAAACTGTTGTAACCTCTTTGGCCATTGAAGCTGCCTTGGCTTCTGCCACAAGCTCTAGCA GTGCTTCTGCTGCTACTACTAGCTCGATCTCTAGTGTCGCCTCCTCTGTCAGCCTCAGTTCCACCTTTGTTTACGAGCTTGATGCTCAGTCGGTGACCTCACCTGAGATCACCACCGACACTGGCCTTATTGTCAATGCGGATGTGTATATCGTAGACGGTGAGGGTACTAGCGAAGACACTAT TGCCCAGTACCACGCAGACGGCAAGAGCGTTATCTGTTACTTCTCTGCCGGTACCTGGGAGCCTGGCAG GTCTGACGCCGATGACTTTGACCCTGCCTGTGTTTGCGGCACTGGAGGCTCCTTTGCAGACAATGCTTGTTCATCTGATGACAATAAACTCTCTGACTGGGACGAGTGGTGGCTTGACATCCACAGTGCCTCGTGTATTTCCAAAGTCGAGAGCATCATGTCTGCACGTATCTCGTCATTTGTGGCCAAGGGCTGTGACGGAGTAGACCCTGACAACGTTGACAGT TTTGCCAACTCGGACCAGCTCCACGGTAACACTGCCGACGATCAGGTCAACTACCTCCTCTGGCTGTCCTCCATTGCTCGTGGCCAAGGTCTCATGATCGATCTCAAGAACGCCGGCTCGCTTCTGGTGGACGATAACGGTGATGCTACCTCTTACCAGTCTGAGATCGTTGAGGCCTTTGATTTTGTGGTCATTGAGTCCTGT CATGAGTATGAAGAGTGTGATATTTACGACTCCTTCCTGGCTGCCGGCAAGCCCGAGATCCAGATCGAATACGGAGACATTACCACCTGTCCGTCCCTGCAAGACGGCCAACACCTCTTAGTTTACAGCCAAAACGATCTCAGCTCAGCGTTGATCACTCTTGAATGTGACTGA
- a CDS encoding endo alpha-1,4 polygalactosaminidase precursor, putative: MISISPSSWLLVISSLVAVTSAKPFPRNVPHGHCGSFTSSLTIVETSKDATSAEETVVTSLAIEAALASATSSSSASAATTSSISSVASSVSLSSTFVYELDAQSVTSPEITTDTGLIVNADVYIVDGEGTSEDTIAQYHADGKSVICYFSAGTWEPGRSDADDFDPACVCGTGGSFADNACSSDDNKLSDWDEWWLDIHSASCISKVESIMSARISSFVAKGCDGVDPDNVDSFANSDQLHGNTADDQVNYLLWLSSIARGQGLMIDLKNAGSLLVDDNGDATSYQSEIVEAFDFVVIESCHEYEECDIYDSFLAAGKPEIQIEYGDITTCPSLQDGQHLLVYSQNDLSSALITLECD, translated from the exons ATGATCTCAatttctccttcaagcTGGCTTCTTGTCATCTCCTCCCTGGTGGCAGTGACT TCCGCCAAGCCATTTCCCCGAAACGTTCCTCATGGTCATTGCGGCTCCTTCACATCTTCCCTTACCATCGTTGAGACGTCCAAAGATGCTACGAGCGCCGAAGAAACTGTTGTAACCTCTTTGGCCATTGAAGCTGCCTTGGCTTCTGCCACAAGCTCTAGCA GTGCTTCTGCTGCTACTACTAGCTCGATCTCTAGTGTCGCCTCCTCTGTCAGCCTCAGTTCCACCTTTGTTTACGAGCTTGATGCTCAGTCGGTGACCTCACCTGAGATCACCACCGACACTGGCCTTATTGTCAATGCGGATGTGTATATCGTAGACGGTGAGGGTACTAGCGAAGACACTAT TGCCCAGTACCACGCAGACGGCAAGAGCGTTATCTGTTACTTCTCTGCCGGTACCTGGGAGCCTGGCAG GTCTGACGCCGATGACTTTGACCCTGCCTGTGTTTGCGGCACTGGAGGCTCCTTTGCAGACAATGCTTGTTCATCTGATGACAATAAACTCTCTGACTGGGACGAGTGGTGGCTTGACATCCACAGTGCCTCGTGTATTTCCAAAGTCGAGAGCATCATGTCTGCACGTATCTCGTCATTTGTGGCCAAGGGCTGTGACGGAGTAGACCCTGACAACGTTGACAGT TTTGCCAACTCGGACCAGCTCCACGGTAACACTGCCGACGATCAGGTCAACTACCTCCTCTGGCTGTCCTCCATTGCTCGTGGCCAAGGTCTCATGATCGATCTCAAGAACGCCGGCTCGCTTCTGGTGGACGATAACGGTGATGCTACCTCTTACCAGTCTGAGATCGTTGAGGCCTTTGATTTTGTGGTCATTGAGTCCTGT CATGAGTATGAAGAGTGTGATATTTACGACTCCTTCCTGGCTGCCGGCAAGCCCGAGATCCAGATCGAATACGGAGACATTACCACCTGTCCGTCCCTGCAAGACGGCCAACACCTCTTAGTTTACAGCCAAAACGATCTCAGCTCAGCGTTGATCACTCTTGAATGTGACTGA
- a CDS encoding hexose transport-related protein, putative: MAGALGNLINKKALANTPKEVFNLYVFFIAFALSFSGGLHGANTSNISGILAMPDFIATFNLKHYSASAASDIKGWITSVIVLGGLIGALTSSPFNDRLGRRWTLFLNALIYSVGTIVQLVASGNIKQVIGGRAMQGFASGAGTVTGTLFLAEIAPKAIRGVLGAFFSFNIMLGVSLGYWVNYIAILHISPSSHWQWRMPVLFQLYPGIILLSALPLLPESPRWLILRGKNDQALRALTRIRRLPEDHPYVQDEYKEIASSVSAEIEIAHSSSWLGLFRELKNDRTLLRRFVLVMIVQIGFNFSGGNSITYYQTSILSTINVTTTDGAYLFSGIYGLMKVLAVLVYAFLLSERFGRRKMLLIGATINILCVLWIAIYLGALAGHNKAAGWVAIAAVCLFAIGYGIGWAPVAFGLNGEVFPNRIRAKIMSLTIGMQYLANFCLTRFFPNMIANIGSFGPFAIFACVSALIWVYVFVALPETKGLSIEQMSSLFGGHWFQNGFKKADGKVPEPENVTPTEYDGAEEAEKEYSHVEKINTV, encoded by the exons ATGGCAGGCGCACTCGGCAACTTAATCAACAAGAAAGCTTTGGCGAACACTCCTAAAGAGGTGTTCAACCTCTACGTATTTTTTATCGCCTTTgccctctccttcagtgGTGGTCTTCATGGGGCTAACACCAGTAACATATCTGGCATTTTGGCT ATGCCAGACTTCATTGCTACTTTTAACTTGAAACATTATTCGGCTTCTGCTGCGAGTGACATCAAGGGTTGGATTACCAGTGTCATTGTCCTCGGTGGTCTCATTGGTGCCTTGACCTCTAGTCCATTCAATGACAGACTCGGTCGGCGATGGACATTGTTCCTTAACGCTCTTATCTA TTCTGTCGGCACCATTGTTCAGCTTGTGGCTTCTGGCAACATCAAGCAGGTCATTGGGGGGCGAGCCATGCAAGGCTTCGCTTCTGGTGCTGGTACAGTCACCGGTACCCTTTTTTTAGCCGAAATCGCTCCAAAGGCAATCCGAGGAGTGCTAGGtgcctttttctctttcaacaTCATGCTTGGTGTTTCTCTTGGTTACTGGGTTAATTATATTGCCATCCTCCACATATCTCCCAGCTCCCACTGGCAGTGGCGAATGCCCGTTCTCTTTCAACTC TACCCTGGTATAATTCTCCTATCTGCCCTTCCATTATTGCCCGAATCTCCTCGATGGCTCATCCTCAGGGGAAAGAACGATCAAGCCCTTCGTGCTCTGACCAGAATCCGGCGTCTTCCTGAAGATCATCCCTATGTACAAGATGAATACAAGGAAATCGCTTCTTCTGTCAGCGCCGAGATCGAAATTGCTCATTCTAGCTCCTGGCTTGGTCTCTTCCGAGAACTCAAGAATGACCGGACCCTCCTCCGACGATTCGTTCTTGTAATGATTGTTCAAATTGGTTTCAACTTCTCTGGAGGTAACTCGATCACCTATTATCAAACTTCtatcctctccaccatcaacGTCACGACCACCGACGGGGCTTACCTCTTTTCTGGTATCTACGGTCTCATGAAGGTACTCGCCGTCCTCGTATACGCCTTCTTGCTCTCGGAGCGATTTGGTCGGAGAAAAATGCTACTCATCGGTGCGaccatcaacatcctctGTGTACTATGGATTGCTATCTACCTCGGTGCTCTAGCCGGTCACAACAAGGCCGCTGGATGGGTTGCCATCGCTGCCGTTTGCCTCTTCGCCATCGGCTATGGTATTGGCTGGGCACCTGTAGCTTTCGGTCTAAATGGGGAAGTTTTTCCCAACAGAATTAGGGCCAAAATCATGTCCCTCACTATTGGCATGCAATACCTTGCCAACTTCTGTCTCACGAGATTCTTCCCGAACATG ATTGCCAACATTGGCTCTTTCGGTCCCTTTGCTATATTCGCTTGCGTCTCCGCCCTCATCTGGGTCTACGTCTTTGTCGCCTTGCCCGAGACTAAGGGCTTATCGATCGAGCAGATGAGCTCCCTTTTCGGCGGCCATTGGTTCCAGAACGGATTTAAGAAGGCGGACGGTAAGGTACCCGAGCCCGAGAATGTCACACCAACCGAGTACGATGGGGCCGAAGAGGCAGAAAAAGAATACAGCCATGTCGAGAAAATTAATACTGTATAA